In the Necator americanus strain Aroian chromosome X, whole genome shotgun sequence genome, GTTGGTTAGTCAGCCCTTCTAAAAGTTCACCCTTATAATCTCTAAGTGTGACAAAATTGCTACTGCAACGGTGATTACTTCCTActcaaatctagaaaaaaaaagctaaagaaGGAACAGTCGAGAGCTTAAAAGAATGggctggcaaaaaaaaaaatcacctaatGTGGAATGCCATATCGAACGAATCCACTAGAGTGTAGTCGACAGTGCTCTGAGTCTTGTCATTAATCCACAGCACAGTAACCTACAAGGAAGTATGTAACAAGCATCGATGGAGTTTCATGGCTCTTTTAAATCTGCTTTGAAAGAACTAAgacaagaatgaaaaatacacTTGTAGATCAATCGATTTGAAGAAACAGATACTCACCTTGACCGGCGCCGTATCTGAGATGCTGTATGCAGTTGCAGGccaatattcattttttctccaccTTACCCACAACACATCGCCCACGTAAATTTCCttccaatttctttcatttggtTCCTTTAAAGAATAAACAACAGACGactacattttaaaaacaatcTGACACTGTGACGACATATTCTATTTGGGGGCGTACGAAGGAAAAGGACGAGAAAAACAGAACTCAAGAAAAAGTTACAGCTGCAAGAAACGAAAGGTTGCACTTAGGAAACCAGTTAAATGAGGAATTAAGGGGCGAGGGGAATCCGTGAGATTGTGGAGCAGCTTAAGGAAAATCACACTCAAAGCGTTCGTCCTCTTCGACCTCACATTGACATCCAAGCTCCACTCATACAAGCAAATTGCTTTGTGCATACTATTGCAGTCCTCGCTTACGTTGCGATCAGGTacgtgaaaacaaaaagtacaGCTATGAGAAAATCGATGCGACTGAAGCAAAAATAGTAATCTTAAAGTGTGAAATAACGGCTTGATAATTAGATGCGACTTCACAAATATTCAAATGCAACAAATGTTTGTTGTTGATATTTCCCCATTACAATAAAACCACTTTACGGCAGGAGAACTACTCCACACCATCACTTTCGTTCTATTGTCTCAAATCGAATGAAATCAGTGTCAAGCCGAGTATCAGTTCCTTTCTTGTAAAACATGTAAATTTTGCAGTGATCAGTGCCTATAGATCATTAACGTGCATTACTTAGATGAAAAAAGCAGTAACCATCCGGAAGACAGAAGGGTAGAACAGGGATAGAGTAGAATACTGCATAGATCTACGAAATTTCGACAGTAGCACTTGTATAAAAGGATTGAAACCATTCACTTCCTTCAGATTTCGGCGCAGCGATTTGCCAGATCCCAAATTTCCCAATATTTAGCAAATACAACAAAGGAGATCATGTACTGATGTGTAACCCTTACACCGACAAGCACAATCTTCACAAAGATTTGCTTTTTTGGAGTCGCACTGCGAATATCGTATCATATCACACCATAGCTACCGATCAGTGCGTTCATctcataaacaaaaatttcagcaCATGAATTTAGGATCAGGAATTTATTACGGCTTATTATATTTCCTCTCGAAATAACATTACTCACAGCATTAGACACTCTCATCGCCCGTTGTATTTGGCTGCCCGAATCAACTAGAGTGCCCTATTTCTCTAATTTGATCGAATATAGTATAGAATTGGGCGAGCTACAAAAATTGCATTTATCATGACAGACATGAGATTCAATAAAGGAGGGAACCTCCCTTTGTTGACTTCTCTACAACCAACATCCATCTACAAATACATGacattatttcattcttttatttcaaaaaagaaggtCTCAACTCAGCGGTTTCAGCTTCTCTTTTATAAAATCCTCAAACAATCCCTTAAAAACGTATTTTCTTCACGGAAAAGAGTGTGTCAGTTACTGTGCATAGCGATTCCTATCACCATACAAAATCTGACTCTCATTCTAAAGTTCGAGATAAAATGTGAAATGCTGGGAATATGGAAGACATGATTTCAGCAGTAGTCTTTCCCGCAAACGTAGAAGTGCAGATCACGCCGCACTTTTGACCaggttattgatttttccgtGCATCTCAAGAAATACATTCTGATAGATTCACAAGTGCTCATTCGTTTTCCTTtgctctttcaaattttcatcgatgattctttttttctcgcaaaaatCACAATGAATAGAACAAAGCAATGATAGCATTTCCTAACAAGAGAGCCGTATCTACAGCAAAAATTCTCTGATAACTAGACAGTTTCTAATAATCACAGTGATTTGACATCTGAGCTTGGATCCGTTGAACAAAATgctaaaaatactttttttttctttgaaatgacTTAAGCACGTACAAtgattaaaacaaataaagtggTAACACTACTTTATCTGATTTTGAAATGATCTTTTTGAAGTAGGCGTGCTTTTTGGCTAAACGCGCAATGCGATGATAAAAGGTACtaagtagaaaataagaaaagaccTGGAACACTTTCTCCTCAAATCTAACTAACAAAGAAATATTCACTATGAGCTATGTCGTTCTCTAAAACTCTCTCAATACAAAACCATAGTACAAAAGTTGCTACTGACTTTAAGAACGCCTTTTGCATTGAACTACCCGGTAGGACTAAGCTTCCGTATAAAGAAAACTAGGTGTTAATGTTAAATGTGAAAATTAGGTGTTACTTACCTTTGGTAGATTAGAAACAGCTACTTCGTATTTCACGCCGAGTTTCACATAGCATTTATCATCTCTTGTCACTGAGCGCACTTCCCTCACAGGCCGGCGTGGATAGCGAACAAGTTGGGGGACTTGACCGCGAGCAGGAGGCACAATGAAAGGATTTGTGCGGAAAGTCCGATACGCATGCGACCACATCCTGTATCTGCAATGTATATTATTGAACGATGCGCAAGATGAGCACGCGGTTGCATGTACAATTCAGTTAACACCATCGTTAAGGGCCTGATTACATGGACAACTTTGCGTTTCGgtcattttcttccaaaaaaggGGAGATTTTTGGCAAATCTGGCGATGTGAGCACCCCTTGTTTCCGCTACTTCCTTGCATTGGTGGAGAGTGGCAGATCTGACCAAGAGTAAAGacaggatagaaacactgcttatgttgcaaaatttctccgGAACAGACTTACGTCCTGTACTACTGTGACAGAGAACTAATGAACTTGGAATAAGATAGTGCGCTTCTTTTTTAGGATCATTTGGGAAGAACGGCATAAAGATGTCAGACCTACCTATAACCTATTGAAGGATCTATCGTATGATCCATGAACTTCCTGCGATATTGATGTTGAAGAAGCAACCCAGAATCTTGGTTCTCatcaattatttctttcccAGTCTCCGTTGTATCATAATTTGGTTTCGAAACAACAGTGTCGGAATTATCATCAGCGCTAGCAGGCTCGTCTTTGACCTCTCTTTGACGTATTGGAATTTCTCTAACTTGGGATCGGTTTTGTCCCAAGTTTCTCTCAATTCTTTCATCAACAGGCGCCTCCTCGTCAATGTAGAGTCCATCAGTGGGAGATCCTTTGTCAGTCTCAGCAGATGAACGCTCACTGGGAACCTCGCATTTCTCTTCGAAAAGAGGAAAGTCATCATTATGAGTTTCTTCTGCGTTAAAGTCATCCACGTCACACTCATTGGGCTTATCGCTTTGAATTTCGTCGTCGCAAAAGTTATGAGGGGATGACATTGACTTTGTAGGACCTGTCGCTTCAGAAGGTAGCTGGAAAATACAGTACTCAGTAGAAACACAAGAGAAAATTAAGGAACAAAACCTCTTCGTCTGACGTTACACGTTCACCAGTACGTCTGCCTGCTCTTGGGCGTATTTTCTTGGGCTACAAAAGtaataatggaataaaatataagaGCCAAAAACGAGCAAAAATTATACATGGAGACTTCGTTAAATCAAAACTACTCTTACTCGACTTAGCGGACGACGCTTCCGTGATGGTTTACCAGCATGGTACGTATCTCTCAAGCTGGTATCGTCATGAGTTACATCATTAGCAGATTGATTCTCTTCAACATCCTCACACTCCTGTTTTATACCCTAAACGAATTTCCATCATCTATGTATAATTTGGTCCTGCAATGCATAAAAATAACTCATGTAATACATATAGAAATTATATAAACAACGGAATACCTCCAAATTGATTACCATTGTTAACACATTGACAAATTAGCAGCTTTCTGCTTCTAACCCAATTATCTCTACTCtaatatgaaataaacaaacaatgcttttgaaatataatagaaatttCTCGGCGTAAATACTgatatgaggaaaaaatcgaaaaatctgaagaaaaagctCTCTACGAAGCTTAGAAGAAGACGGAAGAAAGATTTGCCTTGACAAAGTGGTGTTCATCGTTTTGACCATTTTCAGATGGCGGTGCTTGTTGACCCAAATCCTTCACGTTATCTTCTACGTTTTTGACGTCACATGCTCCCACTTTAATCTGATATTTCGATctctaaacaaaaaagagttctATGTGAAGCAACATAAGACTTATACACATAAAAACCCAAACATACAGTATTCATAAATGGTGAAAGCGGAACTATGTCATTATCCGTATAAATTGGTGCGTAACGACTTCGTCGATGACAATGTGGAGAAGCACTTTTAGTGGCACGCTGTGGATGCTGACAAACAGCGGGGGCAGGAGGAGCAGAATTGCAAGATTTTCTCCCTTAAAAAGGTTTctgataacaaataaaataattcagaTGGAATTTGACAAGCGACAAACTTTCGCGGTTGCGACGAGGAACAATGCCATTGTGGAGCTGAAAATGAGCATTATTACAAGGAATGACAAATACATCTATTTCTTTGTTAACTCCTCAACGAGGATGGCTAGCAAATCATGGACATATAGCAGCACCGTGGCCGCCTATTGTTAACAAGGGTCATCACTATGAAGTTTCATCGAATTTTCAAGACAAATACAGGCAGATAGGCGGAATGAAGGATCTGAGGAACTTAAAGACGTCCGAGTTACACCCTTCAACCTATGGGTTCGCACACAAACTAGAAGTGACTACTTTTATAGCAtctataatattatttaaattggAATTATTACAGCTAATTTTTAAGGGTAGCCCTGATCATGGATAAAAAAATAGCGATAGACGAGTATTGGAGTAAAGTGGGGAATTCTTTAAAAACTGCAATTAATAAACATCCTTTTGATTTTCATCAACAAGAAAACCACCTCATTCCAACAAGGAGTCAGGCGAGATCGGTCTCTCAGTTTGATTGTGCCTTAAAAACAGAGCTGAggaatggaaaaatcaaaaataacaagTGACAAAAACAATTAGCTCACAGGTAACTGGAGTGCCTTGTCTTCTCACATAAGACGTTTTGACAACGGGTTCACCACGTCGATGCTTTTCTGGAAGAGATCGAATGCGCGGTAGAAAAAATACTAGCAAGAAATCGAACAGTAAACTAACTTTTCCAAATATGGTGCGTAACTGATGCTTCAGCATCATCATCTTCTCCGCTAGGGGTGCCGTCGATCTTAGTTGGCCACGTCGCCATGGCATCCATGTTAGAAATGTTCTTTCCCATTCTTGAAAGTGAACAATCCAGATCCTTCTCATGCACGTTACCATTTGGCACAATAACGTCGTTTCTGCCATTTTCAGTGGGTGCGTGCGCAGACGAGATGGTTTGATGGTTTTCAAAGAGATTACTCTCGTCTGGAAAACTTGTGTCTGAGCTTcccaaaacaaaaaggaagtaGGAATTTGGAAATAAGAGACAAACCGATCATATACGCAAAGTAACCAAGTTCTGCCGATCCTCTGTGCTTCTTCGTCTTCTGCACGAACACATAACAggatttggaaagaaaaatcaaaatgataTGTGCAACCTTCGTTCTCTTATGGATCTTTTTGTTCGGTTGTTTACTGCTCCCTTCCAGATGCTCGCTGGCACAACTTCCTGCAGCTGAAGCAACCACCTCGTACTTGTCTATTCCCGTGCGGTGGAAGCGCACTTTGAGAGGTCGACGACGTGGCGATGAAGCAACCGCCTGCAACGACTCGAAACAAACTCCGGGAGAAATGACCAGAACGACTTGATTCAGTTGGACAAACACGAACAAATCATGTATAGCGCTACACATGGATTTCATTCGAAAATACATGAAATCTAAATCGACGTCACTCGCACTTCTCACATTggtaatcagaaaaaaaacttgcacaaaaagaacaacacaCCGAGTAACATTTAGCAGCAGGAGAAGACGAAGGAGTACATTCATGAGTTGGCGAAAATGACCACTTTCCAGGTGATGGTGGAGGGGAATCTTTTATAGGATCTACAAGATTGTTTGTCCCACTGTCGGAGAGAGGAGTCTTCGAACCGCCTTCCATGACAGTACTACTGAAAATAAattgctacaaaaaaaacgataatgaAGTATACAAAAGCTGGTACAAAACATCAGCTAGTGGAACGTCCAAAAGCGGAAAAACAGACAACATACGAGTTGGCCACTGACGCTTCTTCAAGCACAGAATCATCCCCTTGCATAATGGATTTCATTTTCTGCATAACTTTTAACctaaacaagaaatgaaaagaaagaaacaacagCGATCACACAGCAAATGGAACTTACCAGTCATCTTCTGCGATTAGACTGGTGAGAGGTGGAAACGGGCTTATAGTTGCTTTCAACAAAAAGCTTCCATCTCCAACATTACTAATGCAAAACTGGGGCTGAACGCAAGCGTACTGCAGGTAGTTAGAAATAAGATGATCTATAAGGAAtaaagtgaacaaaataaattaaggttaacaaaagaaatatagCTTACTATACGAAGCAATGGCGTCCATACTAGTGCCAGTTTCTTTCGAGTAGCCTTAAAAAGGCGCTtacaattgcaaaaaaagatgtCTAAGCAACTACTTCGACAGTCATAATgggaaaaacgaaatttttagCGAACACCTGACTACATGCGCACGCAACTCACATTCGGATCTCCTTCCAGGTGAAGCGTTTGAACGAGATTTCGACCGCATTGTTTAGTAGAGGGTTCTAAACACAGAACAGCTACAAAGCGAACAATATCAAATGCTTATGCGAATCAGTACAACGACATGATTTGAGGAATTGAGCAATGAGGTGGGTGGCATCCGCGCTGCCTCGCGCACACACGCGCATTCCTTCAGAAGCGTACTCCACATACAAAACCAAATAAATTACCATCGTCCTTGATCACATATGTACGAACCAGGAGATTATCCCTCCTCTTCGGTATCAATGCCATTTCCGCAACAGCTACGCTCTAAGAACATAGAACCTCGTCAGGTAGTATCTTACTCCCGACACTTGACATCCCGCATCGAGAACTCCGGGAAATCGAAACTCAAACAACCGCAGATCTTAACATGCATCCTTGGCAAACCTCTTAGTGATTTCTATCGTTTGTTTGGGTTGACGAGCGCACAAAAACCCTGCCGGCCGCCCCGCCAAAAGATACCGTGGCGGAGCAATCTAGGGAGGACCAACTGTGACGTCAAAACTACTCAATTTCTTGATCTACATGTGATCAAGTTTGCATTGGTCAACACGTTCGTCCCTAACCTCTAAACCGAAATCGACAAATTATTAACAGTCCACACAGAATAGTGTTGTTTATTACACAAAATCTTTAACACGCTTCATTCATGTGTCAGAGAAATCAGGTTGTCAGGGACGCAGAGTGAGGCTAACCGCCAGGAAGTCGCTGAGTTACGTAATCCAGATGGAACGTTTTTTTGAAGTCGTTCGTTTCGGTATCGGATGGAACTAACCGTTCTGACGTCCAGAAAAACCTCTATTTACTCCCTGGACATAAAGTGCTACACCAAGTTGCGATTTCGTGACGTTTTGGGCCGTACTTGTTCGCCTCTATCAAAGAATTGCTCAGATCTTGATATTCTTTCTGGTGTGCACTTTATTATCTGTTTCCACTGTTGTTTTGTCATCCTAGTAATCTGCTTCTAAATATGCTGACCTGCTTGAGAAGACGGGAATAATCTTGTGTATATTGTTATTACTTGAGATAGACAATAAATACTCGGAAAAGTGAGGacgaatttcatttttaaaaccCAAATCCATTAGCCACTAGATAACATTGCTCTCTGatttttaaggaaagaaaaaatgcctTGTTAgaggttgaaaaaaagtagaaagaaagaaaaaaaacctccactCTTTCCAACGGTACCTCTcacaaaaatcactttttttcgctacAGCTCCAAATAACGACATTACATATAATTGGAGAAGACTAAAACTCCAAAAATTTGCCAAATAACCTCTCATTTTGTGTCAAATTCAAATGGATTACGTGTGTCAGCGATTCGTCATTGACATTAAGCCATCACACCCCTGGTCATCGCCTGGAGGAGTAGTGTCTTATTCGTCTCTTAGGTTTCTAAGCATATTTCCTACCATAATTTCGCTACTAAGTTGAAGGTCCTTCACTTTGCATAGCCGGCAGAAAGCGTCATAACGGACCTTTTCTCGAGGAGAAGCAGTTAATTCAGAAACGGGTTGAACCTCAACTCAGTGCATAAGACGTTTTCGGGCCCGCCCATGTCTCGACAATTCATCGATAAAGCAGATCAAATACGAAGTGCTGCTAATTGTCTGGTTATTTACTTCATCTATATACGAGTACTTGCACTGATTCACTTTCCATCTATACGTTCTCAAGTCAAAAACTAATATTATTAGGAGGTTCAAAAGAAGATAACTTGCTATCCGTTCCGTTATGATCTGCTGTAGCTAACCGGCGGTCCTCTGGGCCATGGTCTTCCGGTTCATTGATCGTAACCTCGTTGTCCCTGTGGTGGCCCAACTTCACTCAGCGCTACTCTGTTAGTAGTTGATGTAGTTTGCAAGCAACTGATACGTTCCGAGAACTATGTGGACGTtgttttaaattgtttttcagCTTAAAGACATCAGATGCAGTGCATGCATGTTTACCAGTTCATTAATTCATCTTACCTTTAGCTCTGTATAGATaggatgaagaaaaagaagatggtCGAATGTGTGCTTTTGCTACTCGCAGTGAGTTTCTATTTCGTTTCATATcagatgaaatatttctacttTGGATTTGTTTTTCCTCAGTTAGTCATCACACATCAATAATTCTCTGACCTTTAATAGGGAGGTCTAAATCGCCGACAAATACTTGCGTTCTCAAATACCGGGCAACAAACGTTGTTGGGTGAAGTAATTTTACGCTCCTCATGTCCCGACATAGATTCAGTGACTACTGCAGATTTTTGATGTCTCTGAAGCTCATGTGATTTTAGCTTTTTCTGACAGAGAAATTACACAAATATGGAGAAGAGTTCTATAGATGACGAAAAGATTTCTCATTTCGGTTTTGTGTCCTTCAAAAGGATTGGCTATAGCACTGCACTAGTAAACCGTGTtagaaataatgagaaaaatcctcaaaattgTATAAACTAGGATGCACACgacaaaatttcctcaaagcCCTTAATCTTTGAATTTATGCACCTTTTCATCCGCGGTACCTTCAGTtatttttcgctattttttccatttcgagAAGCCTTCAATAATACCTACTGATGCGCTGTTTTCTGAATCGAAACCAGTGCCATGTTTCTCCCTCCACATAATTGGTTAGGATTATGGTTATGTGGTTATTTAAGGGTACTCTCTGTCAATTTAGAAAGTTATTTCAAAATAGCAATAGATGATTACGGTGCCCAAAAGGTTCGAAGCAGTGAGCGCGaacaagctgtgaaaaattccTCATCCTGGTTCCTATTTGTTAACCGAAAAACAACGATAAGAGGGAACTTACGCTTCTGCATTGATGCCTCATTAAGATCTGTATACATCCTCGGAGTTTGCCACAACTTCATCAGTTTGTAAGATACTCACGTCAAGAAAGTTAGCAAAAAGTGCACAAAGTACATGACAGGAGGAAACCAACGTATATTTCGGCCAGAAAGTAGATAGACTTTGTATGGGTAACAGCAAACAATTCCTCTCGAGAATGCAGATAGAATGATAGATCGCGTTGGTTATTAAATGCAAGGGAAttcacgaatctgaattgaactATGGAAAGAAGTTTTTGCTTAAGGAAAGTTGAGCATCTGGCAGGACTATTTCTGAGCTTAAACATCCTTATTCATACAGTGTAAATAGGATATGATGCTACGGTAGCGACAGAATTCTGCAGCCCAACATCTCTCTTTAGTTGCGAGCTTCGTATTCGGCGGTGTGGAATTGGGGGTTTACAACAATGTTTTCGTTGAGATTTGGGGAGTAGATGATGGTATTAGCAGATTCGGATAACATTTTAAGATATCTTCGTAAGACTTGATATCAGGGTTAAGTGGAGTTGTTGCACTGTTCATTTCAAATGTGTCTGTATGTGtttcaaaaatagataaaGGTTCACACTTAGGGCTACCGATTAACCCTAAGTCGATGCCAGCGACCATAAGAAGACCCTTAAGTGATGAAGACGAAGAAGGACCAAGCAGTGTAaatcttcattatttttacgaTGACTATGACATAAACAGTGATGACGACATTTTCTCCGATGCAGTGATCGAGgtagtgttcttttttattcttttcagattttaattttcatcatACTTGCACAGCTGTCGTCATAGCTGTTTTGTTATTTGGACTCGATGTATTGTGGacttggaagtttttttttttgttttttttttttatttttcattttcttttgcataTTTCCCAGTGTTCAATATCTATTAActccattttttccacaaatattcATTCCATCCTTCTGCTTTggttttcaaataatattttccatatttttatcaCCACTCCCTTTTTAACCTATTTGTAACCACAGTGGTGACATATATGATGTGTGTTCACAATATCGCGAATTCCGTGAAATTCTTGCTCTTAttattcatgttgttttgtgaTGCATCTCAGTCATGATCCATGTAGACTATTGCCGCTCGTGATCCGTTTGAATACGAAATGGAGAACGGAGTGGACGAGAAGGGACAGACACCGGGGAAGGAAAGCGTAGAGAAGGGCGTTTCGGAAAAAGACACCACAGATATGGAGATTGAATCTAAAACAGTCCCCAACAAAGAAGCGTTCGAGCTGAAGAACGATCATGAAGCGGACGTGGAGAACAGAGACATGGACGTTGATAACAGAGATACAGATGTGGAGAACGTCGAGGTAATTGATCACTCTTGTTCATGACTCTTGTTCGAAGATGTCAGCTCAAACTTCGTGACGATTTTGCGAGGAGAGCAGCAGAAGAGTCATTTTCATATTGTAAAAATATCCaaattgaatttcttgaaTACTTTTGCACAGGTTGACATGGTTGAGGATTCAGCAAGCGAAGAGGACGATGCATGTACACCTCCAGATGCAGCTATGGATGTAAACGTATCATGCGATGATGAATGTGCTGAGCCTATAAAGAAATGTAAGGGGTGTTTCCCAATATACCACAATGTAACATTCTCAAATAAGCAACATATGAGGCCGTTCCTTGTTAGTTGAAGACATGCCTCGCTGCGAAAGTGATTATATGACCGAGGAGGAGGACGATCCCGATGATCTGTATAAGCCAGAAGGCACAATCTACCTCGATATTGATGGGTTTAGTCAATTCTGTAAAGGATCACCTGAAACACAACAACGTTTGTCGAAACCTGTGTTTGTTCGCGGTCTTCCATGGAAAATTCTAGCAATCCCGAGGTAGGTTATCCCGTTTTGCACGTATTATCGATCCGTATTCTAAAGAGCTGCGGCGGTGGTTTAGGGATGCGGCTCGAGTTGGAACGGGCACGAGACCTAACAAAGCTCTTGGTTTCTTTCTCCAATGTAATGGAGATTCCGATGCAGTCGCCTGGAATTGCATAGCATCAGCGTCATTGAAGGTAGGCACGGGTCTACCAGTAGCAAAATATGTGTCAGCGTCAAATTCGTTGATTGGGTGCAGATATGCTTAAT is a window encoding:
- a CDS encoding hypothetical protein (NECATOR_CHRX.G26102.T1), which produces MRSKSRSNASPGRRSECYSKETGTSMDAIASYNHLISNYLQYACVQPQFCISNVGDGSFLLKATISPFPPLTSLIAEDDWLKVMQKMKSIMQGDDSVLEEASVANSSTVMEGGSKTPLSDSGTNNLVDPIKDSPPPSPGKWSFSPTHECTPSSSPAAKCYSAVASSPRRRPLKVRFHRTGIDKYEVVASAAGSCASEHLEGSSKQPNKKIHKRTKKTKKHRGSAELGYFAYMIDESNLFENHQTISSAHAPTENGRNDVIVPNGNVHEKDLDCSLSRMGKNISNMDAMATWPTKIDGTPSGEDDDAEASVTHHIWKKKHRRGEPVVKTSYVRRQGTPVTCTIKLRDRSRLTPCWNELHNGIVPRRNRERRKSCNSAPPAPAVCQHPQRATKSASPHCHRRSRYAPIYTDNDIVPLSPFMNTRSKYQIKVGACDVKNVEDNVKDLGQQAPPSENGQNDEHHFVKGIKQECEDVEENQSANDVTHDDTSLRDTYHAGKPSRKRRPLSRPKKIRPRAGRRTGERVTSDEELPSEATGPTKSMSSPHNFCDDEIQSDKPNECDVDDFNAEETHNDDFPLFEEKCEVPSERSSAETDKGSPTDGLYIDEEAPVDERIERNLGQNRSQVREIPIRQREVKDEPASADDNSDTVVSKPNYDTTETGKEIIDENQDSGLLLQHQYRRKFMDHTIDPSIGYRYRMWSHAYRTFRTNPFIVPPARGQVPQLVRYPRRPVREVRSVTRDDKCYVKLGVKYEVAVSNLPKEPNERNWKEIYVGDVLWVRWRKNEYWPATAYSISDTAPVKVTVLWINDKTQSTVDYTLVDSFDMAFHIRYDARRSDTKYVKAVATALRFMGKMGFWECHITAKVYDEIIKEEGESFCRHILPEELQKIKEKSKAPKLGKETKKDDITRMQRSVEVLQALQAAHFIDIYQRSPLVGNALPLTQQIVDDYQGSKEYASGNLDPLFVDGSMLSFDEDVKVFDIDPEVMGSNEIVQWDGDSGMASSGCDTTDASLGSEAPVDDAEVAPPNANVSDGDANEEEFPQPFSEIDALRLTSPEKLPPKKRHGARSVTPKPGLKKKRL